One Candidatus Planktophila limnetica DNA segment encodes these proteins:
- a CDS encoding GNAT family N-acetyltransferase, with the protein MAKTDLVCNPKVLAEIAMSIREAQPGDVADILRLIKDLALYEKAPDEVVATESQLTTALFNPNPHVFAHVVEVDNRIIGTALWFLNYSTWQGTHGIYLEDLYIEPEYRGRGYGLALLKHLAKICVERGYGRFQWWVLDWNTPSIEFYKSQGAVAMDEWTVFRVTGEDLNKLGS; encoded by the coding sequence ATGGCCAAAACGGATCTGGTTTGCAATCCGAAAGTTCTTGCAGAGATAGCCATGAGTATTCGAGAAGCACAGCCAGGCGACGTCGCAGATATTTTGCGTCTAATAAAGGATTTAGCACTATATGAAAAAGCACCCGATGAAGTTGTGGCCACAGAATCACAATTAACTACTGCACTCTTTAATCCAAATCCGCATGTATTCGCCCATGTTGTTGAAGTTGATAATCGCATAATTGGAACAGCTTTGTGGTTTTTAAATTATTCAACATGGCAAGGTACTCACGGAATTTACCTCGAAGATCTATACATCGAACCTGAATATCGTGGGCGAGGTTATGGTCTTGCACTCCTAAAGCACTTAGCGAAAATATGTGTTGAGCGTGGATACGGGCGATTCCAATGGTGGGTATTGGATTGGAATACTCCTTCTATTGAGTTTTATAAATCTCAAGGCGCAGTTGCCATGGATGAATGGACAGTTTTTCGCGTCACTGGTGAAGATTTGAATAAACTTGGCTCATGA
- a CDS encoding FUSC family protein, which produces MKRFFSRIVALFTNRIIWVRQIVVVSLAAGSAWFVGELAFDGGGLVAAIVCSLSVRISMFKSIREGLGQILGTAIGGGIALLTVYYFDFGFIAVATTVLLCSVVARALHLGEVASINVPVTALIVIGPGINSSTAETRLFSTFIGAAVAIVFSYFSLASTPAGRTIEQISRLGKKSAELLGVMAEGVASGYSQAEAGKWLSRARVLIEDIPNVRSQSLEAKKYARWSPLAEADQADALYLRGVAMEHTVVQVRTIARTLFDSAVAGGVTQFANRQIGNALSATSYAITSKAESIETHSAGQRALNIAEDLRLAAATLAEELIAETDRIDQEEFVRNISLVSNIERIADSLDESSPALSDVTTPDEPAQTKVMQVSPVTLATKWPKRIWFAIRKFLQR; this is translated from the coding sequence ATGAAGCGCTTTTTTTCTCGTATCGTCGCGCTCTTTACCAACCGCATAATCTGGGTAAGACAAATTGTTGTTGTTAGCCTTGCAGCAGGTTCGGCATGGTTTGTAGGAGAACTAGCCTTTGATGGCGGTGGATTAGTCGCCGCAATTGTCTGCAGCTTGAGTGTCCGGATTTCTATGTTTAAGTCCATCCGCGAAGGACTGGGACAAATCCTAGGTACTGCCATAGGTGGTGGAATAGCACTGCTTACTGTTTATTACTTTGACTTTGGCTTCATCGCTGTTGCAACAACTGTATTGCTCTGTTCAGTCGTCGCACGTGCATTGCACTTAGGAGAAGTTGCATCAATAAACGTTCCAGTTACAGCACTGATTGTCATTGGCCCGGGAATTAATAGCAGCACAGCAGAAACTCGCTTGTTTTCAACATTTATTGGCGCAGCCGTTGCCATTGTCTTTTCTTATTTTTCTCTTGCAAGCACACCAGCGGGTCGAACTATTGAGCAAATCTCACGACTGGGTAAGAAATCTGCAGAGTTACTCGGTGTGATGGCAGAAGGAGTTGCCAGTGGATATTCACAAGCCGAAGCGGGTAAATGGTTATCACGTGCTCGGGTTTTGATTGAAGATATTCCAAATGTTCGATCGCAATCACTTGAAGCAAAGAAATATGCACGTTGGTCACCCCTTGCCGAAGCAGACCAAGCTGACGCACTTTATCTGCGCGGAGTTGCGATGGAGCACACAGTGGTGCAGGTTCGAACAATTGCTCGCACGCTCTTTGATTCAGCCGTTGCAGGAGGCGTTACACAATTTGCTAACCGTCAAATAGGAAACGCATTATCTGCAACAAGTTATGCCATTACATCAAAGGCTGAATCAATCGAAACACATAGCGCAGGACAGAGAGCACTCAATATTGCCGAAGATTTACGATTGGCGGCAGCGACACTGGCGGAAGAATTAATTGCCGAAACTGATCGAATTGATCAAGAAGAGTTTGTAAGAAATATTTCGCTGGTCTCCAATATTGAGCGCATTGCTGATTCACTTGATGAGAGTTCACCGGCCTTAAGTGATGTGACCACACCTGATGAGCCTGCACAAACAAAAGTTATGCAAGTTTCTCCTGTCACACTTGCAACAAAATGGCCAAAACGGATCTGGTTTGCAATCCGAAAGTTCTTGCAGAGATAG
- a CDS encoding arsenate reductase ArsC → MAAGFMNSLGAGRVEVLSAGSAPKDSINPIAVQAMQEVGIDISNNVPKVLTPEAVQESDAVITMGCGDACPFYPGKRYEDWVLDDPAGQGIESVRVIRDDIKKRVEQLLSELLS, encoded by the coding sequence ATGGCAGCCGGTTTTATGAACTCACTTGGCGCAGGCCGGGTAGAAGTTTTATCCGCCGGATCTGCTCCAAAAGATTCAATAAATCCAATCGCTGTACAAGCTATGCAAGAAGTTGGAATTGATATTTCCAATAATGTACCTAAAGTCTTAACACCAGAGGCGGTACAAGAATCTGATGCCGTAATCACTATGGGATGCGGAGATGCGTGCCCCTTCTATCCAGGCAAACGGTATGAAGATTGGGTACTAGATGACCCAGCGGGCCAAGGAATTGAATCTGTGCGCGTTATTCGTGATGACATTAAGAAACGAGTTGAGCAACTCTTATCTGAGCTTCTCTCGTAA
- a CDS encoding aquaporin produces the protein MVKKLSAEFLGSLLLAASVVGSGIMVTILTQDIAIQLFVNTITTVFMLFIIITLFSPISGAHFNPLVTAAELFYKRISIKEAGFYVLAQVLGTASGAVLANLMFNKKAIEQSTYTRSGNYLFLAEVVATAGLLMIILLLQHQKRGSMAAVVVPAWIGAAYIFTSSTSFANPAITLARTLSESFSGISLKSVPLFILAQCIGAVLGVLIASLLTAQKKEEDVFA, from the coding sequence ATGGTAAAGAAGTTATCTGCTGAGTTTTTAGGTTCACTATTGCTGGCAGCCAGCGTTGTCGGCTCAGGCATTATGGTCACAATTTTGACTCAAGATATTGCCATTCAACTTTTTGTAAACACAATTACGACAGTGTTTATGTTGTTCATAATTATCACTCTTTTTTCACCAATTAGTGGTGCGCATTTCAATCCGCTCGTTACAGCGGCCGAACTCTTTTATAAGCGCATTTCAATAAAAGAAGCTGGTTTCTATGTTCTCGCGCAGGTACTAGGAACAGCCAGTGGAGCAGTGCTCGCAAACCTGATGTTTAACAAGAAGGCTATTGAGCAATCCACATACACTCGAAGTGGAAACTATCTCTTTCTCGCAGAAGTAGTTGCGACAGCCGGGTTACTTATGATTATTCTGCTTCTTCAGCATCAAAAGCGTGGATCAATGGCTGCCGTCGTCGTACCTGCCTGGATAGGTGCTGCTTACATATTTACATCCTCAACATCTTTCGCAAACCCAGCAATCACTCTTGCGCGAACATTAAGTGAGTCTTTTTCTGGGATTTCACTGAAATCTGTGCCGCTGTTCATCTTGGCGCAATGCATCGGTGCTGTACTAGGGGTCTTAATCGCATCTCTATTGACTGCACAAAAGAAGGAAGAAGATGTCTTCGCCTAA
- a CDS encoding SRPBCC family protein, translated as MDKNTRSEILETGNGQIKSARIVINAPAEKIFAILSNPQRHKEIDGSNTIQENISGPHKLVLGSKFGMKMHLGVNYRILNTVTEYQENSLIAWRHVGRWIWRYELVNIGPQSTQVTESFDASRAPLIAKAWLSLRKAYPFTQRAVAKTLVQLKAASEG; from the coding sequence ATGGACAAAAATACACGCTCTGAAATTCTAGAAACTGGCAACGGACAGATTAAATCAGCGAGAATCGTCATTAATGCTCCTGCAGAGAAGATTTTTGCAATCCTCTCAAATCCACAGCGACACAAAGAAATCGATGGATCAAACACTATTCAAGAAAATATCAGCGGTCCACATAAATTAGTCCTTGGATCAAAATTTGGAATGAAAATGCATTTGGGCGTCAATTATCGAATTCTCAACACCGTAACTGAATATCAAGAAAATTCATTAATCGCTTGGCGCCATGTTGGTAGGTGGATTTGGCGTTACGAATTAGTGAACATCGGGCCTCAAAGTACGCAAGTAACAGAATCCTTTGATGCTTCCCGCGCGCCACTTATCGCTAAAGCATGGTTATCTCTTCGCAAGGCTTATCCTTTTACACAGAGAGCAGTTGCCAAAACATTGGTCCAACTCAAGGCCGCTAGCGAAGGATAA
- a CDS encoding undecaprenyl-diphosphate phosphatase has protein sequence MLEAIILGIIQGLTEFIPISSSAHLRLAGEVFPNAIDPGAMFTAITQIGTELAVLIYFRKDIARIISAWFASLSNKNARNQDSKMGWLIIVGSVPIVVIGYLAQDLITTELRSLWIIATMMVVFGLVLGAADRFGGKTKELSELNVKHGILYGLAQSLALIPGVSRSGATIAMGRYLGYSREAALRYSFLLALPAVFGSGFYQLQSALSENQVAVYSLSETLVATVIAFAVGYLVIAWLLKFVTTKSFAPFIIYRVAFGSAVLVLLATGVLQP, from the coding sequence GTGCTTGAAGCAATAATTCTTGGCATCATCCAAGGCCTCACCGAATTCATTCCTATTTCATCCAGTGCGCACTTGCGCCTTGCGGGCGAAGTTTTTCCAAATGCTATTGATCCTGGTGCAATGTTTACGGCAATTACTCAGATAGGAACAGAGTTAGCTGTGCTTATCTACTTTAGAAAAGATATCGCCCGGATTATTTCTGCGTGGTTTGCAAGTTTGAGCAATAAGAACGCCCGTAATCAAGATTCCAAAATGGGCTGGCTCATAATTGTGGGATCGGTTCCAATTGTCGTTATTGGTTATCTCGCTCAAGATTTGATCACAACTGAATTGCGATCATTATGGATCATTGCAACGATGATGGTTGTTTTCGGCCTAGTACTAGGTGCCGCAGATCGATTTGGTGGGAAAACTAAAGAACTTTCTGAACTCAATGTGAAGCACGGAATTCTTTACGGATTGGCTCAATCGTTAGCTCTTATTCCAGGTGTTTCACGTTCAGGTGCAACCATTGCAATGGGGCGCTATCTTGGATATTCACGTGAAGCCGCACTTCGTTATTCATTCCTTTTGGCACTACCGGCTGTCTTTGGCAGTGGTTTTTACCAACTACAGAGTGCTCTTTCAGAGAACCAAGTTGCTGTTTACTCACTGTCAGAAACATTAGTAGCAACTGTTATTGCATTTGCTGTTGGTTACTTGGTGATTGCATGGTTGCTTAAATTTGTAACAACTAAGAGCTTCGCACCATTTATCATCTATCGAGTGGCCTTTGGCAGTGCAGTTCTGGTCTTATTAGCCACAGGCGTGCTCCAACCATAA
- a CDS encoding DNA alkylation repair protein yields the protein MSASQVLQEIKSLANTGRAFDLQRFFQTAPGQYGEGDIFLGLVVPEVRMIAKKYKDLSLKEIEILTSSKFHEARLCGLIILTLQYKTLKERNEKKKIFDAYMKSLQAGHVNNWDLVDVTAPIIGEYLIDSDDPYILLYKLAGSRSLWQRRVSMVFTFAFIRSGDIEPTFVMAEKLLGDKHDLIHKAVGWALREAGKLNGIALRKFLTAHSHEMPRTMLRYSIEKFSERERKKWLLESKMVK from the coding sequence ATGAGCGCAAGCCAAGTTCTACAAGAGATTAAATCGCTCGCAAACACAGGTAGGGCATTTGATCTTCAACGCTTCTTTCAGACTGCCCCTGGTCAATATGGCGAAGGCGATATTTTTCTTGGTTTAGTTGTTCCAGAAGTGCGGATGATTGCCAAAAAATACAAAGATCTTTCACTTAAAGAGATTGAAATTCTCACAAGTTCTAAGTTCCACGAAGCACGACTTTGTGGCCTCATCATTTTGACTCTTCAGTACAAAACGCTCAAAGAGCGAAACGAAAAGAAGAAGATTTTTGATGCCTATATGAAATCGTTGCAAGCGGGTCATGTAAACAATTGGGATCTTGTAGATGTGACTGCACCCATCATTGGTGAGTACCTGATTGATTCAGATGATCCATACATTTTGCTCTATAAATTAGCTGGAAGCAGATCGCTCTGGCAACGCAGAGTTTCTATGGTTTTTACATTCGCCTTTATTCGTTCAGGTGACATCGAACCAACCTTTGTAATGGCAGAGAAATTACTCGGTGACAAACATGATTTGATCCACAAGGCAGTTGGCTGGGCTTTGCGAGAAGCTGGCAAGCTCAATGGGATTGCTCTTCGAAAATTCCTAACAGCGCATTCACACGAGATGCCACGAACAATGTTGCGTTACTCCATAGAGAAGTTTTCTGAGCGTGAACGAAAGAAGTGGTTGCTAGAAAGCAAAATGGTTAAGTAA
- a CDS encoding MoaD/ThiS family protein — translation MAIVNFYAAARAASGVSESQIDGSTLGEVIASASAQHPQLVAILPGCSFLVNGAAESNNDLKVGAGDVIDILPRFAGGA, via the coding sequence GTGGCGATAGTTAACTTTTATGCAGCGGCGCGAGCAGCCAGTGGAGTTTCAGAGTCACAAATTGACGGTTCCACACTCGGAGAAGTAATTGCATCCGCATCTGCCCAGCATCCACAACTTGTTGCGATATTGCCTGGGTGTTCATTTTTAGTAAATGGTGCAGCAGAATCAAATAACGATCTGAAAGTTGGCGCAGGCGATGTCATAGACATCTTGCCTAGATTTGCTGGTGGGGCTTAA
- the moaA gene encoding GTP 3',8-cyclase MoaA gives MTQLVDTYGRGHRDLRVSLTDRCNLRCTYCMPHDFAAWLPSDELLTTDELISIIKVGVSQGIDEIRLTGGEPLLRPDIVEIVSRISAIENPPILSMTTNGLALAKLATPLFDAGLRRINISLDTLDREVFKKMTYRDRLDDVFAGIQAAKDAGLLPVKINAVLLRGINDGEVTSLLDWALAEDLNLRFIEQMPLDAGGIWNRAELITADEIFEQLSSKYKLSPVDYRGSSPAEEFLIDGGPATVGIIGSVSRPFCGACDRIRLTSDGQLRSCLFSMKETDLRGILRSDLSEEEKIEALISKFHVTVKDKLPGHGINDPSFIQPSRPMSAIGG, from the coding sequence ATGACACAGCTGGTTGACACATACGGGCGAGGTCACCGAGACCTACGAGTTTCTTTAACTGATCGATGCAACCTTCGCTGTACATATTGTATGCCACATGATTTTGCTGCTTGGTTGCCATCGGATGAACTTCTAACAACTGATGAGTTGATTTCAATTATCAAAGTTGGCGTTTCACAAGGTATCGATGAAATTCGCCTAACTGGCGGAGAACCACTTTTACGCCCAGATATTGTTGAAATCGTTTCTCGTATTTCAGCCATTGAAAACCCACCAATTTTGTCTATGACAACAAATGGACTTGCCTTGGCAAAGTTAGCCACACCATTATTTGATGCGGGACTTCGTCGCATTAACATCAGCTTGGATACTCTAGATCGCGAAGTATTTAAGAAGATGACTTACCGAGATCGACTAGACGATGTTTTTGCAGGGATACAAGCGGCTAAAGATGCGGGCTTATTGCCGGTAAAAATTAATGCAGTGTTACTTCGCGGCATAAACGATGGAGAAGTCACGAGTTTATTAGATTGGGCGCTGGCCGAAGATTTAAATCTTCGCTTCATCGAACAGATGCCATTAGATGCCGGCGGCATTTGGAATCGCGCCGAACTCATAACAGCCGATGAAATATTTGAACAACTCAGCAGCAAGTACAAACTTTCACCAGTTGATTACCGTGGTTCATCGCCTGCAGAGGAGTTCTTAATCGATGGCGGTCCAGCAACTGTTGGCATTATCGGAAGCGTTAGTCGCCCATTTTGTGGAGCATGCGATCGCATTCGCCTGACATCTGATGGTCAACTGCGTTCATGTTTATTCTCAATGAAAGAGACAGACTTGCGTGGCATTCTTCGCTCTGACTTAAGTGAGGAAGAAAAGATTGAAGCACTGATTTCTAAATTCCATGTAACAGTGAAAGATAAATTACCTGGCCACGGAATTAACGATCCAAGCTTTATTCAGCCATCTCGTCCGATGTCTGCAATCGGCGGTTAA
- a CDS encoding molybdenum cofactor biosynthesis protein MoaE gives MITALVTKEKISVDSLAESLKTNQAGAVASFSGDVRDNDADKSVKSLTYEVHPSAQGVIEEITYRIAAKHDVIAVAVAHRYGEIAMGETAFAVVVTAVHRGPAFAACEEIVSTVKEELPIWKYQVFADGTNEWVNSA, from the coding sequence ATGATCACAGCCCTAGTAACTAAAGAGAAAATTTCAGTAGATTCTTTAGCGGAATCTCTCAAAACAAATCAAGCAGGAGCAGTAGCAAGCTTTTCTGGCGATGTGAGAGATAACGATGCTGATAAGAGCGTTAAATCTTTGACTTATGAGGTGCATCCAAGTGCTCAGGGTGTTATCGAAGAGATAACATATCGAATTGCGGCCAAACATGATGTTATAGCGGTAGCCGTTGCACATAGATATGGCGAAATTGCGATGGGCGAGACTGCATTCGCTGTTGTTGTAACTGCAGTACATCGTGGTCCGGCATTTGCAGCGTGTGAAGAGATTGTTTCCACCGTAAAAGAAGAACTTCCAATATGGAAGTATCAAGTTTTCGCTGATGGCACTAACGAATGGGTGAACAGCGCATGA
- a CDS encoding MogA/MoaB family molybdenum cofactor biosynthesis protein produces the protein MKRAAVITASNRAFNGVYEDTSGQILLQGLKALGYQIDAVEVLPDDIEKIASAIKSAIKDGLDLVVTTGGTGISPLDVTPEATEPLIEKKMPGILEALRAYSRDKVPTTDLSRGAAGVTNKTLIINLPGSPGAAKDGLVIIERLASHIHDQLAGHDHSPSN, from the coding sequence ATGAAACGTGCTGCAGTAATCACGGCGAGTAATCGAGCATTTAATGGCGTGTATGAAGATACTTCAGGTCAGATTCTGCTTCAAGGTTTGAAGGCTCTGGGTTATCAAATCGATGCCGTTGAAGTACTACCAGATGACATCGAAAAAATTGCATCAGCAATTAAGTCCGCAATCAAAGATGGTCTTGATTTAGTTGTTACTACTGGTGGCACTGGGATTTCACCGCTAGATGTGACACCGGAAGCAACTGAGCCGCTGATCGAAAAAAAGATGCCAGGAATTCTGGAAGCACTGCGTGCATATTCGCGGGACAAAGTGCCAACAACAGATTTATCTCGCGGCGCCGCAGGTGTAACAAATAAGACCTTAATTATTAATTTACCTGGATCGCCAGGGGCCGCAAAAGATGGCTTAGTTATTATTGAAAGACTTGCATCTCACATCCACGATCAATTGGCCGGACATGATCACAGCCCTAGTAACTAA
- the moaC gene encoding cyclic pyranopterin monophosphate synthase MoaC: MSEKLSHINDEGNAHMVDVSDRDITQRSASASGKVLLSKSVLSLIAEGKAPKGDVLATARIAGIMGAKKTAELIPLCHPISISSVNVDLEIADDGVKIYSTVKISDRTGVEMEALTAVSIAALTIIDMTKALDPGATIEHIQVDEKDGGRNGHWKRT; encoded by the coding sequence ATGAGCGAGAAGCTAAGCCATATCAATGATGAGGGCAATGCCCACATGGTTGATGTATCAGATCGCGATATTACCCAACGCAGTGCCAGCGCATCTGGAAAAGTTTTGTTAAGTAAATCTGTGTTGTCCTTGATTGCAGAAGGCAAAGCGCCGAAAGGTGATGTTTTGGCCACAGCCCGAATAGCGGGAATTATGGGAGCTAAGAAAACGGCAGAACTTATACCTTTATGTCATCCAATTTCTATTTCGAGTGTGAATGTGGATTTAGAAATTGCCGATGATGGAGTAAAAATCTATTCAACTGTGAAAATATCTGATCGCACTGGCGTGGAGATGGAAGCACTCACTGCAGTCTCAATTGCCGCACTCACAATTATCGATATGACAAAGGCGTTGGACCCAGGGGCCACGATTGAACATATTCAAGTCGATGAAAAAGATGGCGGAAGAAACGGCCACTGGAAGCGCACATGA
- a CDS encoding ASCH domain-containing protein, translating into MTFPIVNGLRTVEFGNPGQSRDKLISLILDGNKRATAGTLEWDYVAENEPIETVGEKLAVIDNLNQHIATIQVTRVEVKKFAEVPDEFALAEAEGDLNGDDFRESHFAFWSKLGLPIKNETEIVLVYFDLIEDLRHTV; encoded by the coding sequence ATGACATTTCCAATTGTTAATGGATTGCGCACTGTTGAATTTGGCAACCCTGGTCAATCCCGTGACAAACTAATTTCACTCATCCTTGATGGAAATAAGCGGGCAACAGCGGGTACTCTCGAATGGGATTACGTCGCAGAGAATGAGCCGATCGAAACCGTTGGAGAAAAATTAGCAGTAATCGATAATTTGAATCAACATATTGCAACGATTCAAGTTACTCGAGTCGAAGTCAAAAAGTTTGCAGAAGTGCCAGATGAATTTGCTCTTGCAGAGGCAGAAGGTGACCTAAACGGTGATGACTTTAGAGAAAGTCACTTTGCGTTTTGGTCGAAGCTCGGATTGCCAATTAAGAATGAAACTGAGATTGTGCTCGTTTACTTTGATCTGATCGAGGATCTCAGGCACACTGTGTAA
- a CDS encoding WD40/YVTN/BNR-like repeat-containing protein, translating to MKKLEAKGLKLSFSIFAIVALMAVGNSASAETLDSVSHIHHVKVVENKVHVLTHEGLYELVSRNDMKLVGKEKIDVMGFTTLGKALLASGHPAVGSKMPNPIGVMKSLDGGLTWKAISLVGKVDFHFLEGAGSDLYGADSQSGNLMYSPDSGKTWSSLGTNTFTDIAVSPEMPAMAIAIKNSELLLTDNAFKSASKIKNKLKITQIEWRKSGLYALSGTSLYKSTNSGKTWTKQSTFKGAPGILSVSDQMMLVTVGSEIYTSKNEGKKFKIFS from the coding sequence ATGAAAAAGTTAGAGGCTAAGGGCTTGAAGCTCAGTTTCTCCATCTTCGCGATCGTTGCTTTGATGGCGGTTGGCAATAGCGCAAGTGCAGAAACTCTTGATTCCGTCTCACATATACATCATGTGAAAGTCGTGGAAAACAAAGTGCATGTCTTAACTCATGAGGGCCTTTATGAGCTAGTTAGCAGGAATGATATGAAGTTAGTTGGAAAAGAAAAGATTGATGTGATGGGGTTTACAACTTTAGGTAAGGCATTGCTGGCAAGCGGACACCCTGCAGTAGGTTCCAAGATGCCAAACCCAATAGGAGTGATGAAATCCCTTGATGGCGGATTAACGTGGAAAGCTATCTCTTTAGTTGGAAAAGTTGATTTCCACTTTTTAGAAGGTGCCGGAAGTGATTTATACGGTGCAGATTCACAGAGCGGAAATTTGATGTATTCACCAGATTCCGGAAAGACTTGGAGCTCTCTAGGAACAAACACTTTTACAGATATTGCTGTTTCACCCGAGATGCCAGCAATGGCTATTGCAATTAAGAATTCTGAATTGCTTCTCACTGACAATGCCTTCAAATCAGCAAGTAAAATTAAGAATAAGCTAAAAATTACTCAGATCGAATGGCGCAAATCGGGTCTCTATGCGTTAAGTGGCACCTCGCTTTACAAGTCAACAAATTCTGGCAAAACGTGGACAAAGCAGAGTACATTTAAAGGTGCTCCAGGGATTCTTAGCGTTAGTGATCAGATGATGCTGGTGACTGTGGGCTCAGAAATCTATACATCAAAAAATGAAGGCAAAAAATTCAAGATATTTTCTTAG
- a CDS encoding C40 family peptidase, which produces MKLIHKNFLVAAMIFVLAFSTPMSASHATSHKPTLAQIEAAKKAELAKKKIADEALKKLARAKGNLKQLSAIADQAQKKYTVAKADLLVATRELNSANESYLVAAAEVSATHREIGKLAIHAYVNGGGLSDLESILSSSGPQEIMDKLSTLENLGVGNRTSLKRFKAAEDIAQRAKAVAEVAKQKQLEVTERVASAKKEADDAQAEQQKEVNKLQAVQDQLQRDLASAKRVRITLEQKRQLAILEETRSNEAGKVKNQSKVWKTGGPTGATKSRTTEEQRLKAVEFAKRQVLAKKPYVWGSEGPNSFDCSGLVYAAYKYAGLGWPIWDRLNSGLFYTYTKQIPIAEMQPGDLIFYSYKGTQSTIHHMSIYAGGGMMWEARSTATGLRYSNIYSVSGMMPYAGRV; this is translated from the coding sequence ATGAAGTTAATCCATAAAAACTTTCTTGTTGCCGCAATGATTTTTGTTCTTGCATTCTCGACCCCAATGAGTGCAAGCCATGCAACATCCCATAAACCCACACTTGCACAAATTGAAGCTGCGAAAAAAGCTGAATTAGCAAAGAAAAAAATCGCAGATGAAGCATTAAAAAAACTAGCACGCGCAAAGGGAAACCTAAAGCAGTTGAGTGCTATCGCGGATCAAGCACAGAAAAAATATACGGTCGCAAAGGCAGATTTATTAGTGGCCACTCGTGAATTAAATTCTGCAAATGAATCCTATTTAGTAGCAGCAGCCGAAGTTTCTGCGACCCATCGTGAAATTGGAAAGTTGGCCATCCATGCTTATGTAAATGGTGGTGGCCTTTCAGATCTTGAATCTATTTTGAGTTCTAGTGGCCCTCAAGAAATAATGGACAAATTATCAACTTTAGAAAATTTAGGTGTTGGCAATAGAACCTCACTGAAGAGATTTAAGGCCGCTGAAGATATTGCTCAGCGAGCTAAGGCAGTTGCTGAAGTAGCCAAGCAAAAGCAGTTAGAAGTTACCGAACGTGTGGCATCAGCAAAGAAAGAAGCCGATGATGCACAGGCTGAACAACAAAAAGAAGTTAATAAACTTCAAGCAGTTCAGGATCAATTGCAACGAGACCTTGCATCAGCCAAGAGAGTTCGTATAACTCTCGAGCAAAAACGCCAACTAGCAATCTTGGAAGAAACTCGATCTAATGAAGCCGGTAAAGTTAAGAATCAATCTAAAGTTTGGAAAACTGGTGGGCCTACTGGTGCTACGAAGTCACGAACAACCGAAGAACAGCGATTAAAAGCGGTTGAATTTGCTAAGCGGCAAGTTCTAGCGAAAAAGCCGTATGTATGGGGTAGCGAAGGACCTAACTCCTTTGATTGCTCGGGACTTGTCTATGCCGCATACAAATATGCCGGTCTTGGTTGGCCTATTTGGGATCGCCTTAACTCAGGATTGTTTTATACCTATACCAAGCAGATTCCTATTGCTGAAATGCAGCCAGGAGACTTAATTTTCTATTCATACAAGGGAACTCAAAGCACCATCCACCACATGAGCATTTACGCAGGTGGCGGAATGATGTGGGAAGCAAGATCAACTGCAACAGGTCTGAGGTATTCAAATATTTACAGCGTCTCCGGAATGATGCCGTATGCGGGCAGAGTGTGA